CATCGAGAGTCTCTTGGTCTGGGGGCTCCAAGTGAATTCCCTATTTGGCTTCAATGAGACCCAATCGGGTTCTTCTCCTTTATAAAACCTTCTGACACAGCTGCCGGTTGGGCTGAATAGCAGAGCAGATATGTAGGTTTGCAAAGGATAGTTTCTTATTCCTTCTGCGTGAACTCGAACGAAGCGGTTGATATCCTCAGTAAGAGTGTCCAGTTCGTAGTCTTTTGTGTTCTGCTGATCAAACGTTAGACTGCAAGTCTGAGGCATACCTAGCCACCTCGTTGAAGCATGAAACGAAGTCAGGTAAAAATGGGAATTTTCAAAACTTACCGTTAGGCTCCGTAGCCTGTAAACTGCCTTGAATGCTTCTCCAATCTTTCTCTGCAAGCTCATTGCCTCCAGCCAGTGCAAAAGCGATTTCTCGATGAAGAGTCTCACAGCCTGGTAGTGAGATCGATTTTGAAACTGAACTTGTTCAAGATGATCAATCCAGTGAATGCAGGAATACTTGAGCCCAGACAGTGGATCTGGAGATAGGGTAAGGCCAATTTCACGAATACAAATTCCTGGCTTCTCCAGGTTGTAGATATCGCGTTTCAGGTTTTTCTTCATGGCGGACATCGAGCGGGAAAACAAATGGGAGTGAATATCGAGAGGATCAGACTGAAACGCCGACTGCAACTTTTCAGGTGTCAAGAACTCCTTGGCGGAAAGATGAATCAGGAAGACTTGGTTGTTTTGGCAAGTGAAAAAGGCGCCGCATTTGTCGATAACCTCTTCTACTTGGCTGTTGTCGCGAATATTTGCAGGAAACTCGGCCAATTCCTTCAGTTCTTCGATGTAGAGTGGCCGCAGAGCGGCTGCTGTCGTAGCAAGTGTTTTGTAGAGAACGTCTTTGACAAGTTTCTTGTTTTTCCTCTGTCCAAGACTTTCTAACAGATTCTGCAGTAGCTTCACGTAGAGACTCTCGAGATCATCTGGCAacccatcaacaacatcatcgatGTCCCAACTGGCCAcgttcttgagctcggccATGACGATAGACAACCACAGGAATGTATCGCCTGCTTTGCGCAATAGTCGATTCTGAagctcttctctcttctcttcactcATCCTAAGACGGTGAAGGATTCCCATTCGGTGGTGTATGTAGGCTTGAACGGCTTGCTGGATGTCTTTTCCGGTTTGGTCAAGACTCAACTTTCGCATCTTTGTATCAGGCGCATCAAACTTTTGGTGAATGGCTGGAAGTCCCCGACTGGATACGAACCATCTGACATTTTGTATGGACGATGTCTCGAGGATCAGATCCAGTAGCTGGTCAAGATCGGTATCGGTCTTGCATTCGTCGAGTGCATCAACCACCAAGATAATCCCGGTTCGGGTTGGGTTGTCTTCCAACATGTCTTTCAAGATACCTGCTAGGGTTTGAAATGGCCGTTTCCCTTGAAATGGGTATTTGTTTTCGTGGTCGTAATCCTTCGAGATGCGACGGAGGTATGAGGGTTGCTGTTTTGCGAGTCCGTGAATAAGAGTGGCCACTACAAACGATGCTTCGCGGTCGCCGTCCGGATCGCTGAAAAAGGAATATGTAACGAATAGACTTGGATCAGAAGAAACTGGGGCTCCTCGGGC
This genomic interval from Fusarium keratoplasticum isolate Fu6.1 chromosome 9, whole genome shotgun sequence contains the following:
- a CDS encoding NACHT domain-containing protein, which codes for MSATHTGEGNNFSNTGFQNIHTGGGNQIIQTGPDEETKQDRQCLSYMQQSGYVPEDQKANAERRKEQLFEPACEWIFKNPEFQQWRDGAYPPGLWLHGGPGKGKTKLLCSVLNHLLDSARGAPVSSDPSLFVTYSFFSDPDGDREASFVVATLIHGLAKQQPSYLRRISKDYDHENKYPFQGKRPFQTLAGILKDMLEDNPTRTGIILVVDALDECKTDTDLDQLLDLILETSSIQNVRWFVSSRGLPAIHQKFDAPDTKMRKLSLDQTGKDIQQAVQAYIHHRMGILHRLRMSEEKREELQNRLLRKAGDTFLWLSIVMAELKNVASWDIDDVVDGLPDDLESLYVKLLQNLLESLGQRKNKKLVKDVLYKTLATTAAALRPLYIEELKELAEFPANIRDNSQVEEVIDKCGAFFTCQNNQVFLIHLSAKEFLTPEKLQSAFQSDPLDIHSHLFSRSMSAMKKNLKRDIYNLEKPGICIREIGLTLSPDPLSGLKYSCIHWIDHLEQVQFQNRSHYQAVRLFIEKSLLHWLEAMSLQRKIGEAFKAVYRLRSLTQNTKDYELDTLTEDINRFPNRQLCQKVL